In one window of Erinaceus europaeus chromosome 17, mEriEur2.1, whole genome shotgun sequence DNA:
- the LOC103110288 gene encoding putative olfactory receptor 5AK3, with amino-acid sequence MTQGNNTEVTEFFLLGFAGQHKFRYILFILFLVIYVTTMVGNIGIILLIKTDSRLQTPMYFFLQHLAFVDICYTSAITPKMLQNFIVKDKLISFRGCLMQLLVYATFATSDCYLLAAMAVDRYVAICHPLRYSIVMSRRACIQLLVGVYIVGSINASVHTGLTFSLSFCRSNAINHFFCDVPPILTLSCSTIDINIKLLIVFVGFNLLFTVSVVTISYLFILTAILKMSSVSGRKKAFSTCASHLTAVTIFYGTLSYIYLQPSSGNYEEKMKVASVFYGIVIPMLNPLVYSLRNKEVKEALKWMLKKFS; translated from the coding sequence ATGACACAAGGAAATAACACTGAAGTGACAGAATTCTTTCTTCTGGGATTTGCTGGTCAGCACAAGTTTCGATACATTCTCTTCATCTTATTCCTAGTCATCTATGTCACCACTATGGTGGGGAACATTGGTATAATTCTGCTCATCAAGACAGATTCCAGACTTCAAACACCCATGTACTTCTTTCTACAACACCTGGCTTTTGTGGACATCTGTTACACCTCTGCCATCACTCCCAAGATGTTACAGAACTTCATAGTAAAAGACAAATTGATATCATTCAGAGGTTGTCTCATGCAGTTATTGGTCTATGCAACATTCGCCACCAGTGACTGTTACCTGCTGGCTGCCATGGCTGtggaccgctatgtggccatctgccacCCACTTCGCTATTCCATAGTCATGTCTCGAAGAGCCTGTATCCAATTGTTAGTTGGTGTTTACATTGTGGGCTCCATAAATGCTTCTGTTCACACAGGTTTAACATTCTCACTGTCCTTCTGCAGGTCAAATGCCATCAATCACTTCTTCTGTGACGTTCCTCCGATTCTCACCCTTTCTTGTTCCACTATTGACATCAACATCAAGTTACTTATAGTCTTTGTGGGATTTAACTTGCTGTTCACAGTATCAGTCGTCACCATCTCCTACCTATTTATCCTGACTGCCATCCTGAAGATGTCTTCTGTTTCCGGGAGGAAGAAAGCCTTCTCCACCTGTGCCTCCCACCTGACAGCTGTCACCATTTTCTATGGAACCCTCTCCTACATCTACCTACAGCCCTCCTCAGGTAATTATGAGGAGAAGATGAAAGTGGCCTCTGTGTTTTATGGTATAGTGATCCCTATGTTAAATCCCTTAGTCTATAGTTTGCGAAATAAGGAGGTAAAAGAAGCTTTGAAATGGATGCTGAAAAAATTCTCCTAG